In Desulfuromonas acetexigens, the following proteins share a genomic window:
- a CDS encoding lipoate--protein ligase family protein, whose translation MVDNRWRLVRTGPLPGGMNMALDEVLLQEVAAGRSRPVLRLYRWRPESVSLGYFQRNEVVDRAFCHSSGIDIVRRLTGGRAVLHGEEVTYAVIAGGGQGFPVRVEESYRKIAEVLRAALCSLGLAAELAPARREGRERALPAACFEAAAGYELLCQGQKIAGSAQKRRGDFFLQQGSIPLELDPRRLFQVLNPQPVDSISFEAGVGRLRQRVGWLNRYLPCSLSIDDVEERLREVFADGLGVAMHEEPVCPEEWSLAEDLRKERYDNPDWTWRVSGPGR comes from the coding sequence ATGGTCGATAATCGTTGGCGCCTGGTGCGCACCGGCCCCTTGCCGGGGGGGATGAACATGGCTTTGGACGAGGTGCTGCTGCAAGAAGTCGCGGCCGGGCGCTCGCGGCCGGTGCTGCGTCTTTATCGCTGGCGACCGGAGTCCGTCAGTCTCGGCTATTTCCAGCGCAACGAGGTGGTTGACCGCGCCTTTTGCCATTCCTCCGGCATCGATATCGTCCGCCGCCTCACCGGCGGGCGGGCGGTTCTCCATGGTGAAGAGGTGACTTACGCGGTGATCGCCGGCGGCGGACAGGGTTTTCCCGTTCGGGTTGAGGAGAGTTATCGCAAAATCGCTGAGGTCTTGCGCGCAGCCCTCTGTTCCCTTGGGCTGGCGGCAGAGCTGGCTCCGGCACGGCGCGAAGGGCGTGAGCGGGCTTTGCCCGCGGCCTGTTTCGAGGCTGCCGCCGGGTACGAACTCCTTTGCCAGGGTCAGAAGATCGCCGGTAGTGCTCAGAAGCGTCGGGGGGATTTTTTTCTGCAGCAGGGTTCGATCCCCCTGGAACTCGATCCCCGTCGGCTTTTTCAAGTGCTGAATCCGCAACCCGTCGACTCGATTTCGTTTGAGGCGGGGGTAGGGCGGCTGCGGCAGCGAGTTGGCTGGCTCAATCGCTATCTGCCCTGTTCCCTTTCGATCGACGACGTGGAAGAACGCTTGCGAGAGGTTTTCGCTGATGGTCTGGGGGTCGCCATGCACGAAGAGCCCGTGTGCCCTGAGGAATGGTCCTTGGCCGAGGATCTGAGGAAAGAACGCTACGACAACCCGGACTGGACCTGGCGGGTGTCTGGGCCAGGGCGATGA